In a genomic window of Aerosakkonema funiforme FACHB-1375:
- a CDS encoding pentapeptide repeat-containing protein produces GNANFNWANLKGANLEGANLKGAKMPDGRIHNDYLDYLDYLESANYLGV; encoded by the coding sequence GGCAATGCTAATTTCAATTGGGCAAACTTGAAAGGAGCAAATTTGGAGGGAGCAAATTTGAAGGGAGCAAAAATGCCAGATGGCAGGATACACAATGATTACTTGGATTACTTGGATTACTTGGAATCTGCCAACTATCTAGGTGTTTGA